Proteins found in one Zonotrichia leucophrys gambelii isolate GWCS_2022_RI chromosome 28, RI_Zleu_2.0, whole genome shotgun sequence genomic segment:
- the ACSBG2 gene encoding long-chain-fatty-acid--CoA ligase ACSBG2 isoform X4: MALAEPVSSVAYCNSALQGSCEVAGEDVLLNSSPRTAEPHNSQPGEDSKIEDYQVNSLGPKAPSSPGSSMWTTRRDGEVKLRMEEQGPGSEAPKTVHQLFQESVSKYSNFYALASKKNGKWAKLTYKMYYDECWKAAKSFLKLGLERFHGVGILGFNSAEWFIADIGAILAGGFAVGIYTTNSPEACHYVAENCSANVIVVENHKQLQKILEIEHRLPHLKAIVQYGEEIKEQRPKLYSWKQFMELGRDVPDEQLREVIASQKPNQCCSLIYTSGTTGQPKGVMLSHDNLTWTAAAAARFIMLRDAREKQEEVVSYLPLSHIAAQMCDIWAAMALGVQVYFAQPDALKGSLVETLREVRPTAFLGVPRVWEKMEEKMKSVGMKASAIRRKVAAWAKGVGLQTNLKKMDGRLDEPVNFRLARQLVYRKVRKAIGLERCTKCYTGAAPITRETLEFFLSLNIPVMELYGMSESSGPHTISLPHAFKLGSCGKVLSGCHTLIHKPDMDGIGEICFSGRHVFMGYLNMEDKTREAIDEDGWLHSGDLGKHDKDGFLFITGRIKELIITAGGENIPPVPIEDAVKNAVPIISNAMLVGDKAKFLSMLLTLKCVVDADTGEPGDELSPEALAFCQRLGSKATKVSEIISSKDKAIYTAIQKGISAVNEKAVSNAQKVQKWVLLEKDFSLFGGELGPTMKLKRPVVAQKYRDRIAQFYTDTEPPSGEASARP, translated from the exons ATGGCACTTGCAGAACCAGTCTCCTCCGTGGCTTATTGCAATTCAGCTCTTCAAGGCAGCTGCGAGGTGGCAGGGGAAGATGTGCTGCTCAACTCTTCACCCAG AACTGCTGAGCCACACAACAGCCAGCCAGGGGAAGATTCCAAGATTGAGGACTATCAGGTGAACTCACTCGGTCCCAAAG CCCCCTCCTCTCCTGGCTCCAGCATGTGGACAACACGTCGTGATGGGGAGGTCAAGCtgaggatggaggagcagggccctggcagcGAGGCCCCAAAGACTGTGCACCAGCTCTTCCAGGAAAGTGTCAGCAAATACAGCAACTTTTATGCCCTTGCATCCAAAAAAAATGGCAAGTGGGCAAAGCTGACGTATAAGATGTACTATGATGAGTGCTGGAAAGCAGCCAAAAGCTTTCTGAAG ctggggctggagcgtTTCCATGGAGTGGGCATCCTGGGATTCAATTCTGCTGAGTGGTTCATTGCTGACATTGGAGCTATCCTTGCAGG gggATTTGCTGTTGGGATCTACACTACAAACTCTCCTGAGGCCTGTCATTATGTAGCAGAGAACTGCAGTGCCAATGTCATAGTGGTGGAAAACCAtaaacagctgcagaaaatcTTAGAA ATTGAACACAGACTACCTCATCTGAAGGCCATTGTCCAGTATGGGGAGGAGATCAAAGAGCAGAGACCAAAACTGTACTCG TGGAAGCAGTTcatggagctgggcagggacgTGCCGGACGAGCAGCTCCGCGAGGTCATCGCCAGCCAGAAACCCAACCAGTGCTGCAGCCTCATCTACACCTCGGGCACCACGGGGCAGCCCAAGGGGGTCATGCTCAGCCACGACAAC CTGACGTggacggcggcggcggccgcgcgcTTCATCATGCTGAGGGACGCCCgggagaagcaggaggaggtggTCAGCTACCTGCCCCTGAGCCACATTGCTGCACAGATGTGTGACATTTGGGCAGCCATGGCCCTCGGAGTGCAAGTTTACTTTGCCCAACCAGATGCAttgaag GGCAGCTTGGTGGAGACCCTGCGAGAAGTGAGGCCAACTGCTTTTCTGGGGGTTCCTCGTGTCTGGgagaaaatggaagagaaaatgaaatccGTGGGCATGAAAGCCTCAGCGATCCGACGGAAAGTGGCAGCGTGGGCCAAGGGAGTGGGGCTGCAGACCAACCTCAAGAAGATGGATGG GCGCTTGGACGAGCCGGTGAATTTCCGCCTGGCCCGGCAGTTGGTGTACAGGAAGGTGCGCAAGGCCATCGGGCTGGAGCGCTGCACCAAGTGCTACActggggctgcccccatcacCAGAGAGACCCTGGAGTTCTTCCTGAGCCTCAACATCCCCGTGATGGAGCTCTATGGCATGAGTGAGAGCTCTGGGCCCCACACCATCTCCCTCCCTCACGCCTTCAAGCTCGGCAG CTGTGGGAAGGTGCTGTCAGGGTGCCACACCCTGATCCATAAACCAGACATGGATGGCATTGGGGAGATCTGCTTCTCAGGCAGGCATGTCTTCATGGGCTACCTGAACATGGAGGACAAAACCAGAGAAGCCATTGATGAGGATGGCTGGCTGCACTCAGGGGACCTGGGCAAGCATGACAAGGATGGATTCCTCTTCATCACAGGCAGAATTAAAG AGCTCATCATCACAGCAGGAGGTGAGAACATTCCTCCTGTTCCAATCGAGGATGCTGTCAAGAACGCTGTTCCCATCATCAGCAATGCCATGCTGGTTGGAGACAAAGCCAAATTCCTTTCCATGCTCCTGACACTAAAG TGCGTGGTGGATGCAGACACGGGTGAGCCTGGGGATGAGCTCAGTCCAGAAGCTCTGGCCTTCTGTCAGAGGCTGGGCAGCAAGGCCACCAAGGTCTCAGAAATCATCAGCAGCAAAGACAAGGCCATCTACACTGCCATCCAGAAAGGGATCTCTGCTGTCAATGAGAAGGCTGTGTCCAATGCCCAGAAAGTGCAGAAGTGGGTCCTGCTGGAGAAGGACTTCTCCCTGTTTGGTGGAGAGCTTG GCCCCACCATGAAGCTGAAGAGGCCGGTGGTGGCTCAGAAATACCGGGACCGGATCGCTCAGTTTTACACGGACACCGAACCCCCCTCGGGGGAGGCCTCGGCCCGGCCATAG
- the ACSBG2 gene encoding long-chain-fatty-acid--CoA ligase ACSBG2 isoform X2 codes for MRGTVLCESDARMALAEPVSSVAYCNSALQGSCEVAGEDVLLNSSPRTAEPHNSQPGEDSKIEDYQVNSLGPKAPSSPGSSMWTTRRDGEVKLRMEEQGPGSEAPKTVHQLFQESVSKYSNFYALASKKNGKWAKLTYKMYYDECWKAAKSFLKLGLERFHGVGILGFNSAEWFIADIGAILAGGFAVGIYTTNSPEACHYVAENCSANVIVVENHKQLQKILEIEHRLPHLKAIVQYGEEIKEQRPKLYSWKQFMELGRDVPDEQLREVIASQKPNQCCSLIYTSGTTGQPKGVMLSHDNLTWTAAAAARFIMLRDAREKQEEVVSYLPLSHIAAQMCDIWAAMALGVQVYFAQPDALKGSLVETLREVRPTAFLGVPRVWEKMEEKMKSVGMKASAIRRKVAAWAKGVGLQTNLKKMDGRLDEPVNFRLARQLVYRKVRKAIGLERCTKCYTGAAPITRETLEFFLSLNIPVMELYGMSESSGPHTISLPHAFKLGSCGKVLSGCHTLIHKPDMDGIGEICFSGRHVFMGYLNMEDKTREAIDEDGWLHSGDLGKHDKDGFLFITGRIKELIITAGGENIPPVPIEDAVKNAVPIISNAMLVGDKAKFLSMLLTLKCVVDADTGEPGDELSPEALAFCQRLGSKATKVSEIISSKDKAIYTAIQKGISAVNEKAVSNAQKVQKWVLLEKDFSLFGGELGPTMKLKRPVVAQKYRDRIAQFYTDTEPPSGEASARP; via the exons ATGCGCG GGACAGTGCTGTGTGAGTCAGACGCCAGGATGGCACTTGCAGAACCAGTCTCCTCCGTGGCTTATTGCAATTCAGCTCTTCAAGGCAGCTGCGAGGTGGCAGGGGAAGATGTGCTGCTCAACTCTTCACCCAG AACTGCTGAGCCACACAACAGCCAGCCAGGGGAAGATTCCAAGATTGAGGACTATCAGGTGAACTCACTCGGTCCCAAAG CCCCCTCCTCTCCTGGCTCCAGCATGTGGACAACACGTCGTGATGGGGAGGTCAAGCtgaggatggaggagcagggccctggcagcGAGGCCCCAAAGACTGTGCACCAGCTCTTCCAGGAAAGTGTCAGCAAATACAGCAACTTTTATGCCCTTGCATCCAAAAAAAATGGCAAGTGGGCAAAGCTGACGTATAAGATGTACTATGATGAGTGCTGGAAAGCAGCCAAAAGCTTTCTGAAG ctggggctggagcgtTTCCATGGAGTGGGCATCCTGGGATTCAATTCTGCTGAGTGGTTCATTGCTGACATTGGAGCTATCCTTGCAGG gggATTTGCTGTTGGGATCTACACTACAAACTCTCCTGAGGCCTGTCATTATGTAGCAGAGAACTGCAGTGCCAATGTCATAGTGGTGGAAAACCAtaaacagctgcagaaaatcTTAGAA ATTGAACACAGACTACCTCATCTGAAGGCCATTGTCCAGTATGGGGAGGAGATCAAAGAGCAGAGACCAAAACTGTACTCG TGGAAGCAGTTcatggagctgggcagggacgTGCCGGACGAGCAGCTCCGCGAGGTCATCGCCAGCCAGAAACCCAACCAGTGCTGCAGCCTCATCTACACCTCGGGCACCACGGGGCAGCCCAAGGGGGTCATGCTCAGCCACGACAAC CTGACGTggacggcggcggcggccgcgcgcTTCATCATGCTGAGGGACGCCCgggagaagcaggaggaggtggTCAGCTACCTGCCCCTGAGCCACATTGCTGCACAGATGTGTGACATTTGGGCAGCCATGGCCCTCGGAGTGCAAGTTTACTTTGCCCAACCAGATGCAttgaag GGCAGCTTGGTGGAGACCCTGCGAGAAGTGAGGCCAACTGCTTTTCTGGGGGTTCCTCGTGTCTGGgagaaaatggaagagaaaatgaaatccGTGGGCATGAAAGCCTCAGCGATCCGACGGAAAGTGGCAGCGTGGGCCAAGGGAGTGGGGCTGCAGACCAACCTCAAGAAGATGGATGG GCGCTTGGACGAGCCGGTGAATTTCCGCCTGGCCCGGCAGTTGGTGTACAGGAAGGTGCGCAAGGCCATCGGGCTGGAGCGCTGCACCAAGTGCTACActggggctgcccccatcacCAGAGAGACCCTGGAGTTCTTCCTGAGCCTCAACATCCCCGTGATGGAGCTCTATGGCATGAGTGAGAGCTCTGGGCCCCACACCATCTCCCTCCCTCACGCCTTCAAGCTCGGCAG CTGTGGGAAGGTGCTGTCAGGGTGCCACACCCTGATCCATAAACCAGACATGGATGGCATTGGGGAGATCTGCTTCTCAGGCAGGCATGTCTTCATGGGCTACCTGAACATGGAGGACAAAACCAGAGAAGCCATTGATGAGGATGGCTGGCTGCACTCAGGGGACCTGGGCAAGCATGACAAGGATGGATTCCTCTTCATCACAGGCAGAATTAAAG AGCTCATCATCACAGCAGGAGGTGAGAACATTCCTCCTGTTCCAATCGAGGATGCTGTCAAGAACGCTGTTCCCATCATCAGCAATGCCATGCTGGTTGGAGACAAAGCCAAATTCCTTTCCATGCTCCTGACACTAAAG TGCGTGGTGGATGCAGACACGGGTGAGCCTGGGGATGAGCTCAGTCCAGAAGCTCTGGCCTTCTGTCAGAGGCTGGGCAGCAAGGCCACCAAGGTCTCAGAAATCATCAGCAGCAAAGACAAGGCCATCTACACTGCCATCCAGAAAGGGATCTCTGCTGTCAATGAGAAGGCTGTGTCCAATGCCCAGAAAGTGCAGAAGTGGGTCCTGCTGGAGAAGGACTTCTCCCTGTTTGGTGGAGAGCTTG GCCCCACCATGAAGCTGAAGAGGCCGGTGGTGGCTCAGAAATACCGGGACCGGATCGCTCAGTTTTACACGGACACCGAACCCCCCTCGGGGGAGGCCTCGGCCCGGCCATAG
- the ACSBG2 gene encoding long-chain-fatty-acid--CoA ligase ACSBG2 isoform X1: MRGTVLCESDARMALAEPVSSVAYCNSALQGSCEVAGEDVLLNSSPRTAEPHNSQPGEDSKIEDYQVNSLGPKAAPSSPGSSMWTTRRDGEVKLRMEEQGPGSEAPKTVHQLFQESVSKYSNFYALASKKNGKWAKLTYKMYYDECWKAAKSFLKLGLERFHGVGILGFNSAEWFIADIGAILAGGFAVGIYTTNSPEACHYVAENCSANVIVVENHKQLQKILEIEHRLPHLKAIVQYGEEIKEQRPKLYSWKQFMELGRDVPDEQLREVIASQKPNQCCSLIYTSGTTGQPKGVMLSHDNLTWTAAAAARFIMLRDAREKQEEVVSYLPLSHIAAQMCDIWAAMALGVQVYFAQPDALKGSLVETLREVRPTAFLGVPRVWEKMEEKMKSVGMKASAIRRKVAAWAKGVGLQTNLKKMDGRLDEPVNFRLARQLVYRKVRKAIGLERCTKCYTGAAPITRETLEFFLSLNIPVMELYGMSESSGPHTISLPHAFKLGSCGKVLSGCHTLIHKPDMDGIGEICFSGRHVFMGYLNMEDKTREAIDEDGWLHSGDLGKHDKDGFLFITGRIKELIITAGGENIPPVPIEDAVKNAVPIISNAMLVGDKAKFLSMLLTLKCVVDADTGEPGDELSPEALAFCQRLGSKATKVSEIISSKDKAIYTAIQKGISAVNEKAVSNAQKVQKWVLLEKDFSLFGGELGPTMKLKRPVVAQKYRDRIAQFYTDTEPPSGEASARP, translated from the exons ATGCGCG GGACAGTGCTGTGTGAGTCAGACGCCAGGATGGCACTTGCAGAACCAGTCTCCTCCGTGGCTTATTGCAATTCAGCTCTTCAAGGCAGCTGCGAGGTGGCAGGGGAAGATGTGCTGCTCAACTCTTCACCCAG AACTGCTGAGCCACACAACAGCCAGCCAGGGGAAGATTCCAAGATTGAGGACTATCAGGTGAACTCACTCGGTCCCAAAG CAGCCCCCTCCTCTCCTGGCTCCAGCATGTGGACAACACGTCGTGATGGGGAGGTCAAGCtgaggatggaggagcagggccctggcagcGAGGCCCCAAAGACTGTGCACCAGCTCTTCCAGGAAAGTGTCAGCAAATACAGCAACTTTTATGCCCTTGCATCCAAAAAAAATGGCAAGTGGGCAAAGCTGACGTATAAGATGTACTATGATGAGTGCTGGAAAGCAGCCAAAAGCTTTCTGAAG ctggggctggagcgtTTCCATGGAGTGGGCATCCTGGGATTCAATTCTGCTGAGTGGTTCATTGCTGACATTGGAGCTATCCTTGCAGG gggATTTGCTGTTGGGATCTACACTACAAACTCTCCTGAGGCCTGTCATTATGTAGCAGAGAACTGCAGTGCCAATGTCATAGTGGTGGAAAACCAtaaacagctgcagaaaatcTTAGAA ATTGAACACAGACTACCTCATCTGAAGGCCATTGTCCAGTATGGGGAGGAGATCAAAGAGCAGAGACCAAAACTGTACTCG TGGAAGCAGTTcatggagctgggcagggacgTGCCGGACGAGCAGCTCCGCGAGGTCATCGCCAGCCAGAAACCCAACCAGTGCTGCAGCCTCATCTACACCTCGGGCACCACGGGGCAGCCCAAGGGGGTCATGCTCAGCCACGACAAC CTGACGTggacggcggcggcggccgcgcgcTTCATCATGCTGAGGGACGCCCgggagaagcaggaggaggtggTCAGCTACCTGCCCCTGAGCCACATTGCTGCACAGATGTGTGACATTTGGGCAGCCATGGCCCTCGGAGTGCAAGTTTACTTTGCCCAACCAGATGCAttgaag GGCAGCTTGGTGGAGACCCTGCGAGAAGTGAGGCCAACTGCTTTTCTGGGGGTTCCTCGTGTCTGGgagaaaatggaagagaaaatgaaatccGTGGGCATGAAAGCCTCAGCGATCCGACGGAAAGTGGCAGCGTGGGCCAAGGGAGTGGGGCTGCAGACCAACCTCAAGAAGATGGATGG GCGCTTGGACGAGCCGGTGAATTTCCGCCTGGCCCGGCAGTTGGTGTACAGGAAGGTGCGCAAGGCCATCGGGCTGGAGCGCTGCACCAAGTGCTACActggggctgcccccatcacCAGAGAGACCCTGGAGTTCTTCCTGAGCCTCAACATCCCCGTGATGGAGCTCTATGGCATGAGTGAGAGCTCTGGGCCCCACACCATCTCCCTCCCTCACGCCTTCAAGCTCGGCAG CTGTGGGAAGGTGCTGTCAGGGTGCCACACCCTGATCCATAAACCAGACATGGATGGCATTGGGGAGATCTGCTTCTCAGGCAGGCATGTCTTCATGGGCTACCTGAACATGGAGGACAAAACCAGAGAAGCCATTGATGAGGATGGCTGGCTGCACTCAGGGGACCTGGGCAAGCATGACAAGGATGGATTCCTCTTCATCACAGGCAGAATTAAAG AGCTCATCATCACAGCAGGAGGTGAGAACATTCCTCCTGTTCCAATCGAGGATGCTGTCAAGAACGCTGTTCCCATCATCAGCAATGCCATGCTGGTTGGAGACAAAGCCAAATTCCTTTCCATGCTCCTGACACTAAAG TGCGTGGTGGATGCAGACACGGGTGAGCCTGGGGATGAGCTCAGTCCAGAAGCTCTGGCCTTCTGTCAGAGGCTGGGCAGCAAGGCCACCAAGGTCTCAGAAATCATCAGCAGCAAAGACAAGGCCATCTACACTGCCATCCAGAAAGGGATCTCTGCTGTCAATGAGAAGGCTGTGTCCAATGCCCAGAAAGTGCAGAAGTGGGTCCTGCTGGAGAAGGACTTCTCCCTGTTTGGTGGAGAGCTTG GCCCCACCATGAAGCTGAAGAGGCCGGTGGTGGCTCAGAAATACCGGGACCGGATCGCTCAGTTTTACACGGACACCGAACCCCCCTCGGGGGAGGCCTCGGCCCGGCCATAG
- the ACSBG2 gene encoding long-chain-fatty-acid--CoA ligase ACSBG2 isoform X3: MALAEPVSSVAYCNSALQGSCEVAGEDVLLNSSPRTAEPHNSQPGEDSKIEDYQVNSLGPKAAPSSPGSSMWTTRRDGEVKLRMEEQGPGSEAPKTVHQLFQESVSKYSNFYALASKKNGKWAKLTYKMYYDECWKAAKSFLKLGLERFHGVGILGFNSAEWFIADIGAILAGGFAVGIYTTNSPEACHYVAENCSANVIVVENHKQLQKILEIEHRLPHLKAIVQYGEEIKEQRPKLYSWKQFMELGRDVPDEQLREVIASQKPNQCCSLIYTSGTTGQPKGVMLSHDNLTWTAAAAARFIMLRDAREKQEEVVSYLPLSHIAAQMCDIWAAMALGVQVYFAQPDALKGSLVETLREVRPTAFLGVPRVWEKMEEKMKSVGMKASAIRRKVAAWAKGVGLQTNLKKMDGRLDEPVNFRLARQLVYRKVRKAIGLERCTKCYTGAAPITRETLEFFLSLNIPVMELYGMSESSGPHTISLPHAFKLGSCGKVLSGCHTLIHKPDMDGIGEICFSGRHVFMGYLNMEDKTREAIDEDGWLHSGDLGKHDKDGFLFITGRIKELIITAGGENIPPVPIEDAVKNAVPIISNAMLVGDKAKFLSMLLTLKCVVDADTGEPGDELSPEALAFCQRLGSKATKVSEIISSKDKAIYTAIQKGISAVNEKAVSNAQKVQKWVLLEKDFSLFGGELGPTMKLKRPVVAQKYRDRIAQFYTDTEPPSGEASARP; encoded by the exons ATGGCACTTGCAGAACCAGTCTCCTCCGTGGCTTATTGCAATTCAGCTCTTCAAGGCAGCTGCGAGGTGGCAGGGGAAGATGTGCTGCTCAACTCTTCACCCAG AACTGCTGAGCCACACAACAGCCAGCCAGGGGAAGATTCCAAGATTGAGGACTATCAGGTGAACTCACTCGGTCCCAAAG CAGCCCCCTCCTCTCCTGGCTCCAGCATGTGGACAACACGTCGTGATGGGGAGGTCAAGCtgaggatggaggagcagggccctggcagcGAGGCCCCAAAGACTGTGCACCAGCTCTTCCAGGAAAGTGTCAGCAAATACAGCAACTTTTATGCCCTTGCATCCAAAAAAAATGGCAAGTGGGCAAAGCTGACGTATAAGATGTACTATGATGAGTGCTGGAAAGCAGCCAAAAGCTTTCTGAAG ctggggctggagcgtTTCCATGGAGTGGGCATCCTGGGATTCAATTCTGCTGAGTGGTTCATTGCTGACATTGGAGCTATCCTTGCAGG gggATTTGCTGTTGGGATCTACACTACAAACTCTCCTGAGGCCTGTCATTATGTAGCAGAGAACTGCAGTGCCAATGTCATAGTGGTGGAAAACCAtaaacagctgcagaaaatcTTAGAA ATTGAACACAGACTACCTCATCTGAAGGCCATTGTCCAGTATGGGGAGGAGATCAAAGAGCAGAGACCAAAACTGTACTCG TGGAAGCAGTTcatggagctgggcagggacgTGCCGGACGAGCAGCTCCGCGAGGTCATCGCCAGCCAGAAACCCAACCAGTGCTGCAGCCTCATCTACACCTCGGGCACCACGGGGCAGCCCAAGGGGGTCATGCTCAGCCACGACAAC CTGACGTggacggcggcggcggccgcgcgcTTCATCATGCTGAGGGACGCCCgggagaagcaggaggaggtggTCAGCTACCTGCCCCTGAGCCACATTGCTGCACAGATGTGTGACATTTGGGCAGCCATGGCCCTCGGAGTGCAAGTTTACTTTGCCCAACCAGATGCAttgaag GGCAGCTTGGTGGAGACCCTGCGAGAAGTGAGGCCAACTGCTTTTCTGGGGGTTCCTCGTGTCTGGgagaaaatggaagagaaaatgaaatccGTGGGCATGAAAGCCTCAGCGATCCGACGGAAAGTGGCAGCGTGGGCCAAGGGAGTGGGGCTGCAGACCAACCTCAAGAAGATGGATGG GCGCTTGGACGAGCCGGTGAATTTCCGCCTGGCCCGGCAGTTGGTGTACAGGAAGGTGCGCAAGGCCATCGGGCTGGAGCGCTGCACCAAGTGCTACActggggctgcccccatcacCAGAGAGACCCTGGAGTTCTTCCTGAGCCTCAACATCCCCGTGATGGAGCTCTATGGCATGAGTGAGAGCTCTGGGCCCCACACCATCTCCCTCCCTCACGCCTTCAAGCTCGGCAG CTGTGGGAAGGTGCTGTCAGGGTGCCACACCCTGATCCATAAACCAGACATGGATGGCATTGGGGAGATCTGCTTCTCAGGCAGGCATGTCTTCATGGGCTACCTGAACATGGAGGACAAAACCAGAGAAGCCATTGATGAGGATGGCTGGCTGCACTCAGGGGACCTGGGCAAGCATGACAAGGATGGATTCCTCTTCATCACAGGCAGAATTAAAG AGCTCATCATCACAGCAGGAGGTGAGAACATTCCTCCTGTTCCAATCGAGGATGCTGTCAAGAACGCTGTTCCCATCATCAGCAATGCCATGCTGGTTGGAGACAAAGCCAAATTCCTTTCCATGCTCCTGACACTAAAG TGCGTGGTGGATGCAGACACGGGTGAGCCTGGGGATGAGCTCAGTCCAGAAGCTCTGGCCTTCTGTCAGAGGCTGGGCAGCAAGGCCACCAAGGTCTCAGAAATCATCAGCAGCAAAGACAAGGCCATCTACACTGCCATCCAGAAAGGGATCTCTGCTGTCAATGAGAAGGCTGTGTCCAATGCCCAGAAAGTGCAGAAGTGGGTCCTGCTGGAGAAGGACTTCTCCCTGTTTGGTGGAGAGCTTG GCCCCACCATGAAGCTGAAGAGGCCGGTGGTGGCTCAGAAATACCGGGACCGGATCGCTCAGTTTTACACGGACACCGAACCCCCCTCGGGGGAGGCCTCGGCCCGGCCATAG